In one window of Lynx canadensis isolate LIC74 chromosome A3, mLynCan4.pri.v2, whole genome shotgun sequence DNA:
- the FAM217B gene encoding protein FAM217B isoform X1, whose protein sequence is MQIFQNKQVKTSPVLVAEPFAIHTYLPCSVTSSSGGLEESFPNIRGIKKSLPQLSSSANRLSKNISSTTEKTVHQTLDDDQPCDFFKKGNRVNQCHQKSSNMNAGPSWNKAQRSKNSSGKRQSKSQAPQVSPHLPVDRLRESVSPEGKPKRSPLDPRCRGASGNELFLDLQCMKIMKEGADEDEDSASDLSDSERVPVPPSALAPPELHLRAEEIDAADPDPDPDPRGTQTTYRYADFLPAPFSSWDLRDLAVPPGAEPRPAAQGGAAGLLARYIDRLLQLEWLQMQTVQGEKGKGAKARPPTAPGMAGALKSPGRSKLVVSAPARPHQEGAPKPGASRRRDLHLEEARPSYYAFDTPRKAVHVARSGGPSSQKPALEGRTEEQKKKWSKSPRPQRRDLPCSDSGPRADSGGGGASAQAVTTPDSCGAPRAQAHGNLKKKGSASTCSQATISSEKKLKTNGVKQSTYRFK, encoded by the exons atgcaaatatttcaaaacaaacaagtgaaaacCAGCCCAGTACTGGTGGCAGAGCCGTTTGCAATCCATACTTACCTACCATGTTCTGTTACTTCTAGTTCCGGTGGCCTGGAGGAGTCCTTTCCAAATATAAGAGGAATAAAGAAGTCACTTCCCCAGCTGTCATCATCTGCCAACAGATTGAGCAAGAATATTTCAAGCACTACAGAAAAG ACAGTCCATCAAACCCTAGATGATGATCAGCCATGTGATTTTTTCAAGAAAGGGAATCGGGTGAATCAGTGTCATCAGAAAAGCag CAATATGAATGCTGGCCCATCTTGGAATAAAGCACAACGTTCAAAAAACTCTTCAGGAAAAAGGCAGAGTAaatcccaggcaccccaggtgtcCCCCCATCTGCCTGTGGACAGACTCAGAGAAAGCGTTTCCCCGGAAGGCAAACCCAAAAGGAGCCCCCTGGACCCCAGGTGTCGGGGCGCCTCGGGGAACGAGCTGTTTCTCGACCTTCAGTGCATGAAAATCATGAAGGAGGGCGCAGACGAGGACGAGGACAGCGCCAGCGACTTGTCGGACTCGGAGAGAGTCCCGGTGCCGCCTTCCGCGCTCGCGCCCCCGGAGCTGCACCTGCGAGCGGAGGAGATCGATGCCGCCGACCCGGATCCGGACCCCGACCCGCGGGGCACGCAGACCACCTACCGCTACGCGGACTTCCTCCCGGCCCCGTTCAGCTCCTGGGACCTCCGCGACCTGGCCGTGCCACCGGGCGCCGAGCCCAGGCCAGCGGCTCAGGGCGGCGCTGCGGGGCTGCTCGCCAGGTACATCGACAGGCTGCTCCAGCTCGAGTGGCTGCAGATGCAGACCGTGCAgggtgagaaggggaagggcgCCAAGGCCAGGCCTCCCACCGCCCCCGGCATGGCGGGGGCTCTGAAAAGCCCAGGCAGAAGCAAGCTGGTGGTCAGCGCGCCCGCCAGGCCTCACCAAGAGGGGGCTCCCAAGCCAGGCGCTTCCCGAAGGAGAGACCTGCACCTCGAGGAAGCCCGTCCATCCTATTACGCCTTTGACACCCCCCGCAAAGCTGTCCACGTGGCGCGGAGTGGGGGACCAAGTTCGCAGAAGCCAGCCTTGGAGGGCAGGacagaggagcagaaaaagaaatggagtaaGAGCCCCAGGCCGCAGCGCCGGGACCTGCCCTGCAGTGACAGCGGCCCCCGCGCGGACAGCGGCGGTGGCGGTGCTTCGGCGCAGGCGGTGACCACCCCGGACTCCTGCGGGGCCCCCAGAGCGCAAGCTCACGGGAACCTGAAGAAGAAGGGCAGTGCCAGCACCTGCTCTCAGGCCACCATATCCAGtgagaagaaattgaaaaccaATGGAGTAAAGCAAAGCACATACAGGTtcaaataa
- the FAM217B gene encoding protein FAM217B isoform X2, with protein sequence MNAGPSWNKAQRSKNSSGKRQSKSQAPQVSPHLPVDRLRESVSPEGKPKRSPLDPRCRGASGNELFLDLQCMKIMKEGADEDEDSASDLSDSERVPVPPSALAPPELHLRAEEIDAADPDPDPDPRGTQTTYRYADFLPAPFSSWDLRDLAVPPGAEPRPAAQGGAAGLLARYIDRLLQLEWLQMQTVQGEKGKGAKARPPTAPGMAGALKSPGRSKLVVSAPARPHQEGAPKPGASRRRDLHLEEARPSYYAFDTPRKAVHVARSGGPSSQKPALEGRTEEQKKKWSKSPRPQRRDLPCSDSGPRADSGGGGASAQAVTTPDSCGAPRAQAHGNLKKKGSASTCSQATISSEKKLKTNGVKQSTYRFK encoded by the coding sequence ATGAATGCTGGCCCATCTTGGAATAAAGCACAACGTTCAAAAAACTCTTCAGGAAAAAGGCAGAGTAaatcccaggcaccccaggtgtcCCCCCATCTGCCTGTGGACAGACTCAGAGAAAGCGTTTCCCCGGAAGGCAAACCCAAAAGGAGCCCCCTGGACCCCAGGTGTCGGGGCGCCTCGGGGAACGAGCTGTTTCTCGACCTTCAGTGCATGAAAATCATGAAGGAGGGCGCAGACGAGGACGAGGACAGCGCCAGCGACTTGTCGGACTCGGAGAGAGTCCCGGTGCCGCCTTCCGCGCTCGCGCCCCCGGAGCTGCACCTGCGAGCGGAGGAGATCGATGCCGCCGACCCGGATCCGGACCCCGACCCGCGGGGCACGCAGACCACCTACCGCTACGCGGACTTCCTCCCGGCCCCGTTCAGCTCCTGGGACCTCCGCGACCTGGCCGTGCCACCGGGCGCCGAGCCCAGGCCAGCGGCTCAGGGCGGCGCTGCGGGGCTGCTCGCCAGGTACATCGACAGGCTGCTCCAGCTCGAGTGGCTGCAGATGCAGACCGTGCAgggtgagaaggggaagggcgCCAAGGCCAGGCCTCCCACCGCCCCCGGCATGGCGGGGGCTCTGAAAAGCCCAGGCAGAAGCAAGCTGGTGGTCAGCGCGCCCGCCAGGCCTCACCAAGAGGGGGCTCCCAAGCCAGGCGCTTCCCGAAGGAGAGACCTGCACCTCGAGGAAGCCCGTCCATCCTATTACGCCTTTGACACCCCCCGCAAAGCTGTCCACGTGGCGCGGAGTGGGGGACCAAGTTCGCAGAAGCCAGCCTTGGAGGGCAGGacagaggagcagaaaaagaaatggagtaaGAGCCCCAGGCCGCAGCGCCGGGACCTGCCCTGCAGTGACAGCGGCCCCCGCGCGGACAGCGGCGGTGGCGGTGCTTCGGCGCAGGCGGTGACCACCCCGGACTCCTGCGGGGCCCCCAGAGCGCAAGCTCACGGGAACCTGAAGAAGAAGGGCAGTGCCAGCACCTGCTCTCAGGCCACCATATCCAGtgagaagaaattgaaaaccaATGGAGTAAAGCAAAGCACATACAGGTtcaaataa
- the PPP1R3D gene encoding protein phosphatase 1 regulatory subunit 3D — protein MSGGLGPATPVPGPRKPAPRSLSCLSDLDGGTAREPRPCRPPGSPGRAPPPPPEPSGCDPPLRPIILRRARSLPSSPERRQKAGGAPGAACRPGCSRQLRVRFADALGLELAQVKVFNAGEDPSVPLHVLSRLAINSDLCCSSQDLEFTLQCLVPDFPPPVEAADFGERLGRQLVCLERVTCSDLGISGTVRVRNVAFEKQVAVRYTFSDWRSAHEAVARWRGPAGAAGTEDVFAFGFPVPPFLLELGSRVHFALRYRVAGAEYWDNNHGRDYSLTCRNHALHMPRGECEESWIHFI, from the coding sequence ATGTCCGGAGGTCTCGGCCCGGCGACGCCGGTCCCGGGGCCCCGGAAGCCCGCCCCGCGGAGCCTCAGCTGCCTCTCAGACCTGGACGGCGGCACCGCCCGGGAGCCACGGCCCTGCAGGCCCCCCGGGAGCCCGGGCCGCGCGCCGCCGCCACCTCCGGAGCCGTCCGGCTGCGACCCCCCGCTTCGGCCCATCATCCTGCGGCGGGCGCGCTCGCTGCCCAGCTCGCCCGAGCGCCGCCAGAAGGCCGGGGGCGCGCCGGGAGCCGCCTGCCGGCCGGGCTGCAGCCGACAGCTCCGCGTGCGCTTCGCCGACGCGCTGGGCCTGGAGCTGGCGCAGGTCAAGGTGTTCAACGCGGGCGAAGACCCGTCGGTGCCGCTGCACGTGCTGTCGCGCCTCGCCATCAACTCGGACCTGTGCTGCAGCAGCCAGGACCTGGAGTTCACCCTGCAGTGCCTGGTGCCCGACTTCCCGCCGCCCGTCGAGGCCGCGGACTTCGGCGAGCGCCTGGGGCGGCAGCTCGTCTGTCTGGAGCGCGTCACCTGCTCGGACCTGGGCATCAGCGGCACGGTGCGCGTGCGCAACGTGGCCTTCGAGAAGCAGGTGGCGGTGCGCTACACCTTCTCAGACTGGCGCAGCGCGCACGAGGCGGTGGCCAGGTGGCGCGGGCCCGCGGGCGCAGCGGGCACAGAGGATGTCTTCGCCTTCGGCTTCCCGGTGCCTCCCTTCCTGCTGGAGCTCGGCTCGCGCGTGCACTTCGCGCTCCGCTACCGAGTGGCCGGCGCCGAGTACTGGGACAACAACCACGGCCGAGACTACAGCCTCACGTGCCGCAACCACGCGCTGCACATGCCTCGCGGGGAGTGCGAAGAGAGCTGGATCCACTTCATCTGA